The sequence GGCGAGCTGTTCCGAGGTCACGCCCGAAAGGGCGAACTCCCGCAGGTCGAGCTCGACCTGTACCTGTCTGATCACCTGGCCGCCGGAGTTGACCGCGGCGACTCCGGGTACGCGTTGAAGCCGCTGCGTAATCTCTTCGGCGATGTCGGCCAGCTCGGCTGCGTCGATATCGCCGGCCAGTCCGAGGTTGAGCACCGGCATCATCGAGGGGTCGAACTTGAAGACGAACGGCTTCTGGACGTCGGCCGGCAGCGATGCCTGGGCCATGTCGAGCCGGTCGCGGATGTCGGACGCGGCCGCGTCGAGGTTCGTGCCCCAGTCGAACTGCATCGTGATGGCCGAGACGTTCTCCGAGGACCGCGAGGTGATGTCGGTCAGCCCGGCAATTGTGCCGAGGCCTTCTTCCATCGGGTCGGTGACTTCGGACTCGACTTCGAGCGGGCCGGCGCCCGGGTATATGGTCGCGACGACGACCATCGGGAACGTAACATCCGGGTAGAAGTCGACCTGCATGCGGGAGACGCCGATGACGCCGAATACGAGGACTGCGACCACGACCATCGCGGTCGTGACCGGCTTGGAGATGGACGCGTCGACCAGCTTCATTGCTGACCGCTCTCTGCCGGCTTCACTTCGTCGCCGTCCTTGATGCGTTCTTTGCCGGTAGTGATGACCTTCTCCCCCGATTGTATGCCGGAGACGACCTCGACCGCCCGGTCGCCGATCAGCCCGAGTTCGATCGGACGGAATCGGGCGGTGGTGCCGTCGAGCACTGCGATTCGCATTGACCCGTCATTGAAAAGGGCGGTCAGAGGAAGGGCGACCACCGCCTCACGCCGTTCGAGCACGAGGCGAACCGCGCAGGCCATGCCCGGCACCAACAGCCGACTGCGGTTTTCAACCACCAACTCAGCGGTCGCTGTGCGAGACATCTGGTCCAGCATCGGCGTGACCCGGCTGACTGAGCCGGAGAACGTCTCGTCCGGGAAAGCAGACACGGCAACCACGCCGCGCGCGCCCGGTCTGACGAATCGAAGGTCCTGGTCGCTGACGTTAACCTTGACCCTGACTCGCGCGCCGTAGCTAGCGATGGAGGCCACCGGCATGCCCGGCGCCACCGACTGCCCGACCTCGACGTAGACCTTGCCTACCGTTCCGGTAACCGGCGCGGTCACCGGGCCCGGCTTGAAGTCCATTCCCGGGACGTCGTTGACGACGT is a genomic window of candidate division WOR-3 bacterium containing:
- a CDS encoding efflux RND transporter permease subunit, encoding MKLVDASISKPVTTAMVVVAVLVFGVIGVSRMQVDFYPDVTFPMVVVATIYPGAGPLEVESEVTDPMEEGLGTIAGLTDITSRSSENVSAITMQFDWGTNLDAAASDIRDRLDMAQASLPADVQKPFVFKFDPSMMPVLNLGLAGDIDAAELADIAEEITQRLQRVPGVAAVNSGGQVIRQVQVELDLREFALSGVTSEQLA
- a CDS encoding efflux RND transporter periplasmic adaptor subunit, which codes for MMKNLSALLITTLALFVAAGCRSTSGKQKKEDRAVQSVEVHTVKLDTVVRTVQLLGTLQGDQQAMAMPKIAGRVTEIVRPEGSSVSEGDPIAYVVNDVPGMDFKPGPVTAPVTGTVGKVYVEVGQSVAPGMPVASIASYGARVRVKVNVSDQDLRFVRPGARGVVAVSAFPDETFSGSVSRVTPMLDQMSRTATAELVVENRSRLLVPGMACAVRLVLERREAVVALPLTALFNDGSMRIAVLDGTTARFRPIELGLIGDRAVEVVSGIQSGEKVITTGKERIKDGDEVKPAESGQQ